The following are encoded together in the Chlorocebus sabaeus isolate Y175 chromosome 20, mChlSab1.0.hap1, whole genome shotgun sequence genome:
- the CEP85 gene encoding centrosomal protein of 85 kDa isoform X5 — MPLHSLLCIGSRQQQRKIPQKLAQITVMAMQEKYPTEGISHITSPSSNVIQKGSSLGTEWQTPVISEPFRSRFSRCSSVADSGDTAIGTSCSDIAEDFCSSSSSPPFQPIKSHVTIPTAHVMPSTLGTSPAKPNSTPVGPSSSKLPLSGLAESVGMTRNGDLGAMKLSPGLSRDLVYLSGAPGENGIEQSWFPAVGHERQEEARKFDIPSMDSTLNQSAMMETLYSDPHHRVRFHNPRTSTSKELYKVLPEAKKAPGSGAVFERNGPHSNSSGVLPLGLQPAPGLSKPLPSQVWQPSPDTWHPREQSCELSTCRQQLELIRLQMEQMQLQNGAICHHPAAFAPSLPILEPAQWISILNSNEHLLKEKELLIDKQRKHISQLEQKVRESELQVHSALLGRPAPFGDVCLLRLQVKGRDKHINNLKKKCQKESEQNREKQQRIETLERYLADLPTLEDHQKQSQQLKDSELKSTELQEKVTELESLLEETQAICRDKETQLESLRQREAEFSSAGHSLQDKQSVEETSGEGPEVEMESWQKQYDSLQKIVEKQQQKMDQLRSQVQSLEQEVAQEEGTSQALREEAQRRDSALQQLRTAVKELSVQNQDLIEKNLTLQEHLRQAQPGSPPSPDTAQLALELYQELASCLQDLQAVCSIVTQRAQGHDPNLSLLLGIHSAQHPETQLDLQKPDVIKRKLEEVQQLRRDIEDLRTTMSDRYAQDMGENCVTQ, encoded by the exons CAGACCCCAGTTATCTCGGAGCCCTTTCGGAGCCGCTTCAGCCGCTGTTCAAGTGTAGCCgacagtggggacacagccattGGTACATCATGCTCAGATATTGCAGAGG ATTTTTGCAGCTCAAGTAGCAGTCCTCCTTTCCAGCCCATCAAAAGCCATGTAACCATTCCAACAGCCCATGTGATGCCTTCTACTTTAGGGACCTCTCCTGCCAAGCCAAATTCTACACCTGTTGGACCCTCTTCCTCCAAACTCCCTTTGTCAGGGTTGGCTGAAAGTGTGGGAATGACAAGAAATGGAGACCTCGGTGCAATGAAACTCTCTCCGGGCCTATCTAGAGATCTCGTGTATCTCTCTGGTGCTCCTGGAGAAAATGGAATTGAGCAGTCCTGGTTTCCAGCAGTGGGCCATGAAAGAcaagaagaggcaaggaagttTGATATTCCTAGCATGGACTCTACCCTCAATCAGTCGGCAATGATGGAGACACTTTATTCAGATCCTCACCACCGAGTCCGCTTCCACAACCCAAGAACCAGCACAAGCAAGGAGTTGTACAAAGTGTTGCCTGAGGCCAAGAAGGCACCGGGCAGCGGGGCAGTGTTTGAGCGGAATGGACCACATTCTAATAGCAGTGGGGTCCTCCCTTTGGGACTCCAGCCTGCTCCCGGGCTCTCCAAGCCTCTGCCCTCTCAGGTGTGGCAGCCGAGTCCTGACACTTGGCATCCCCGAGAGCAATCTTGTGAACTCAGCACTTGTCGGCAGCAGCTGGAATTGATCCGTTTACAGATGGAGCAAATGCAG CTTCAGAACGGAGCCATCTGCCACCATCCTGCTGCTTTTGCTCCTTCACTGCCCATCTTAGAGCCAGCACAGTGGATCAGCATCTTGAACAGTAATGAACACCTTCTGAAGGAAAAAGAGCTTCTCATTGATAA GCAGAGGAAACACATCTCTCAGCTGGAGCAGAAAGTGCGAGAGAGCGAACTGCAAGTCCACAGTGCCCTCTTGGGCCGCCCTGCCCCGTTTGGTGATGTCTGCTTGCTGAGGCTACAG GTCAAAGGTCGcgataaacatataaataatttgaaaaagaaatgtcagaaGGAATCAGAGCAGAACCGGGAGAAGCAGCAGCGTATTGAGACCTTGGAGCGCTACCTGGCTGACCTGCCCACGCTGGAAGACCATCAGAAGCAGAGCCAGCAG CTTAAGGATTCTGAGTTGAAAAGCACAGAGCTGCAGGAGAAAGTGACTGAGCTGGAGAGTTTGCTGGAGGAGACCCAGGCAATCTGCAGAGACAAGGAGACTCAACTGGAAAGcctgaggcagagagaagcagAATTTTCCTCTGCTGGACATAG CCTGCAAGATAAACAGTCTGTGGAGGAGACCAGTGGAGAAGGTCCAGAAGTGGAAATGGAGTCCTGGCAGAAGCAATATGATTCGCTCCAAAAG ATTGTGGAGAAGCAGCAACAGAAGATGGATCAGTTGCGCTCACAAGTACAG AGCCTAGAGCAGGAAGTGGCTCAAGAAGAAGGAACAAGCCAGGCCCTGAGAGAGGAGGCCCAGCGAAGGGATTCAGCCCTGCAGCAGCTGCGCACAGCCGTGAAGGAG CTTTCAGTGCAAAACCAGGACTTGATTGAGAAGAATCTGACACTCCAGGAACACCTGCGCCAGGCCCAACCAGGGTCTCCACCTTCACCAGACACGGCCCAGCTGGCACTTGAGCTGTACCAGGAGTTGGCTAGTTGCCTTCAAGATCTGCAGGCTGTCTGTAGCATTGTGACCCAGAGGGCCCAGGGCCATGATCCCAATCTCTCCCTGCTCCTAGGCATTCACT CAGCACAGCACCCAGAGACTCAGCTAGATTTGCAGAAGCCAGATGTGATCAAGAGGAAACTAGAGGAGGTTCAACAGCTGCGTCGTGACATTGAGGACTTAAGGACCACCATGTCAGACAGATATGCCCAGGACATGGGAGAAAACTGTGTCACACAGTGA
- the CEP85 gene encoding centrosomal protein of 85 kDa isoform X1, with protein MPLHSLLCIGSRQQQRKIPQKLAQITVMAMQEKYPTEGISHITSPSSNVIQKGSSLGTEWQTPVISEPFRSRFSRCSSVADSGDTAIGTSCSDIAEDFCSSSSSPPFQPIKSHVTIPTAHVMPSTLGTSPAKPNSTPVGPSSSKLPLSGLAESVGMTRNGDLGAMKLSPGLSRDLVYLSGAPGENGIEQSWFPAVGHERQEEARKFDIPSMDSTLNQSAMMETLYSDPHHRVRFHNPRTSTSKELYKVLPEAKKAPGSGAVFERNGPHSNSSGVLPLGLQPAPGLSKPLPSQVWQPSPDTWHPREQSCELSTCRQQLELIRLQMEQMQLQNGAICHHPAAFAPSLPILEPAQWISILNSNEHLLKEKELLIDKQRKHISQLEQKVRESELQVHSALLGRPAPFGDVCLLRLQELQRENTFLRAQFAQKTEALSREKIDLEKKLSASEVEVQLIRESLKVALQKHSEEVKKQEERVKGRDKHINNLKKKCQKESEQNREKQQRIETLERYLADLPTLEDHQKQSQQLKDSELKSTELQEKVTELESLLEETQAICRDKETQLESLRQREAEFSSAGHSLQDKQSVEETSGEGPEVEMESWQKQYDSLQKIVEKQQQKMDQLRSQVQSLEQEVAQEEGTSQALREEAQRRDSALQQLRTAVKELSVQNQDLIEKNLTLQEHLRQAQPGSPPSPDTAQLALELYQELASCLQDLQAVCSIVTQRAQGHDPNLSLLLGIHSAQHPETQLDLQKPDVIKRKLEEVQQLRRDIEDLRTTMSDRYAQDMGENCVTQ; from the exons CAGACCCCAGTTATCTCGGAGCCCTTTCGGAGCCGCTTCAGCCGCTGTTCAAGTGTAGCCgacagtggggacacagccattGGTACATCATGCTCAGATATTGCAGAGG ATTTTTGCAGCTCAAGTAGCAGTCCTCCTTTCCAGCCCATCAAAAGCCATGTAACCATTCCAACAGCCCATGTGATGCCTTCTACTTTAGGGACCTCTCCTGCCAAGCCAAATTCTACACCTGTTGGACCCTCTTCCTCCAAACTCCCTTTGTCAGGGTTGGCTGAAAGTGTGGGAATGACAAGAAATGGAGACCTCGGTGCAATGAAACTCTCTCCGGGCCTATCTAGAGATCTCGTGTATCTCTCTGGTGCTCCTGGAGAAAATGGAATTGAGCAGTCCTGGTTTCCAGCAGTGGGCCATGAAAGAcaagaagaggcaaggaagttTGATATTCCTAGCATGGACTCTACCCTCAATCAGTCGGCAATGATGGAGACACTTTATTCAGATCCTCACCACCGAGTCCGCTTCCACAACCCAAGAACCAGCACAAGCAAGGAGTTGTACAAAGTGTTGCCTGAGGCCAAGAAGGCACCGGGCAGCGGGGCAGTGTTTGAGCGGAATGGACCACATTCTAATAGCAGTGGGGTCCTCCCTTTGGGACTCCAGCCTGCTCCCGGGCTCTCCAAGCCTCTGCCCTCTCAGGTGTGGCAGCCGAGTCCTGACACTTGGCATCCCCGAGAGCAATCTTGTGAACTCAGCACTTGTCGGCAGCAGCTGGAATTGATCCGTTTACAGATGGAGCAAATGCAG CTTCAGAACGGAGCCATCTGCCACCATCCTGCTGCTTTTGCTCCTTCACTGCCCATCTTAGAGCCAGCACAGTGGATCAGCATCTTGAACAGTAATGAACACCTTCTGAAGGAAAAAGAGCTTCTCATTGATAA GCAGAGGAAACACATCTCTCAGCTGGAGCAGAAAGTGCGAGAGAGCGAACTGCAAGTCCACAGTGCCCTCTTGGGCCGCCCTGCCCCGTTTGGTGATGTCTGCTTGCTGAGGCTACAG GAATTGCAGCGAGAAAACACTTTCTTACGTGCACAGTTTGCACAGAAGACAGAAGCCTTGAGCAGAGAAAAGATTGACCTTGAAAAGAAACTCTCTGCTTCTGAAGTTGAAGTCCAGCTCATCAGAGAGTCGCTCAAAGTGGCATTgcagaagcattctgaggaagtgaagaaacaggaagaaagg GTCAAAGGTCGcgataaacatataaataatttgaaaaagaaatgtcagaaGGAATCAGAGCAGAACCGGGAGAAGCAGCAGCGTATTGAGACCTTGGAGCGCTACCTGGCTGACCTGCCCACGCTGGAAGACCATCAGAAGCAGAGCCAGCAG CTTAAGGATTCTGAGTTGAAAAGCACAGAGCTGCAGGAGAAAGTGACTGAGCTGGAGAGTTTGCTGGAGGAGACCCAGGCAATCTGCAGAGACAAGGAGACTCAACTGGAAAGcctgaggcagagagaagcagAATTTTCCTCTGCTGGACATAG CCTGCAAGATAAACAGTCTGTGGAGGAGACCAGTGGAGAAGGTCCAGAAGTGGAAATGGAGTCCTGGCAGAAGCAATATGATTCGCTCCAAAAG ATTGTGGAGAAGCAGCAACAGAAGATGGATCAGTTGCGCTCACAAGTACAG AGCCTAGAGCAGGAAGTGGCTCAAGAAGAAGGAACAAGCCAGGCCCTGAGAGAGGAGGCCCAGCGAAGGGATTCAGCCCTGCAGCAGCTGCGCACAGCCGTGAAGGAG CTTTCAGTGCAAAACCAGGACTTGATTGAGAAGAATCTGACACTCCAGGAACACCTGCGCCAGGCCCAACCAGGGTCTCCACCTTCACCAGACACGGCCCAGCTGGCACTTGAGCTGTACCAGGAGTTGGCTAGTTGCCTTCAAGATCTGCAGGCTGTCTGTAGCATTGTGACCCAGAGGGCCCAGGGCCATGATCCCAATCTCTCCCTGCTCCTAGGCATTCACT CAGCACAGCACCCAGAGACTCAGCTAGATTTGCAGAAGCCAGATGTGATCAAGAGGAAACTAGAGGAGGTTCAACAGCTGCGTCGTGACATTGAGGACTTAAGGACCACCATGTCAGACAGATATGCCCAGGACATGGGAGAAAACTGTGTCACACAGTGA
- the CEP85 gene encoding centrosomal protein of 85 kDa isoform X2: protein MPLHSLLCIGSRQQQRKIPQKLAQITVMAMQEKYPTEGISHITSPSSNVIQKGSSLGTEWQTPVISEPFRSRFSRCSSVADSGDTAIGTSCSDIAEDFCSSSSSPPFQPIKSHVTIPTAHVMPSTLGTSPAKPNSTPVGPSSSKLPLSGLAESVGMTRNGDLGAMKLSPGLSRDLVYLSGAPGENGIEQSWFPAVGHERQEEARKFDIPSMDSTLNQSAMMETLYSDPHHRVRFHNPRTSTSKELYKVLPEAKKAPGSGAVFERNGPHSNSSGVLPLGLQPAPGLSKPLPSQVWQPSPDTWHPREQSCELSTCRQQLELIRLQMEQMQLQNGAICHHPAAFAPSLPILEPAQWISILNSNEHLLKEKELLIDKQRKHISQLEQKVRESELQVHSALLGRPAPFGDVCLLRLQELQRENTFLRAQFAQKTEALSREKIDLEKKLSASEVEVQLIRESLKVALQKHSEEVKKQEERVKGRDKHINNLKKKCQKESEQNREKQQRIETLERYLADLPTLEDHQKQSQQLKDSELKSTELQEKVTELESLLEETQAICRDKETQLESLRQREAEFSSAGHSLQDKQSVEETSGEGPEVEMESWQKQYDSLQKIVEKQQQKMDQLRSQVQSLEQEVAQEEGTSQALREEAQRRDSALQQLRTAVKELSVQNQDLIEKNLTLQEHLRQAQPGSPPSPDTAQLALELYQELASCLQDLQAVCSIVTQRAQGHDPNLSLLLGIHSQHPETQLDLQKPDVIKRKLEEVQQLRRDIEDLRTTMSDRYAQDMGENCVTQ from the exons CAGACCCCAGTTATCTCGGAGCCCTTTCGGAGCCGCTTCAGCCGCTGTTCAAGTGTAGCCgacagtggggacacagccattGGTACATCATGCTCAGATATTGCAGAGG ATTTTTGCAGCTCAAGTAGCAGTCCTCCTTTCCAGCCCATCAAAAGCCATGTAACCATTCCAACAGCCCATGTGATGCCTTCTACTTTAGGGACCTCTCCTGCCAAGCCAAATTCTACACCTGTTGGACCCTCTTCCTCCAAACTCCCTTTGTCAGGGTTGGCTGAAAGTGTGGGAATGACAAGAAATGGAGACCTCGGTGCAATGAAACTCTCTCCGGGCCTATCTAGAGATCTCGTGTATCTCTCTGGTGCTCCTGGAGAAAATGGAATTGAGCAGTCCTGGTTTCCAGCAGTGGGCCATGAAAGAcaagaagaggcaaggaagttTGATATTCCTAGCATGGACTCTACCCTCAATCAGTCGGCAATGATGGAGACACTTTATTCAGATCCTCACCACCGAGTCCGCTTCCACAACCCAAGAACCAGCACAAGCAAGGAGTTGTACAAAGTGTTGCCTGAGGCCAAGAAGGCACCGGGCAGCGGGGCAGTGTTTGAGCGGAATGGACCACATTCTAATAGCAGTGGGGTCCTCCCTTTGGGACTCCAGCCTGCTCCCGGGCTCTCCAAGCCTCTGCCCTCTCAGGTGTGGCAGCCGAGTCCTGACACTTGGCATCCCCGAGAGCAATCTTGTGAACTCAGCACTTGTCGGCAGCAGCTGGAATTGATCCGTTTACAGATGGAGCAAATGCAG CTTCAGAACGGAGCCATCTGCCACCATCCTGCTGCTTTTGCTCCTTCACTGCCCATCTTAGAGCCAGCACAGTGGATCAGCATCTTGAACAGTAATGAACACCTTCTGAAGGAAAAAGAGCTTCTCATTGATAA GCAGAGGAAACACATCTCTCAGCTGGAGCAGAAAGTGCGAGAGAGCGAACTGCAAGTCCACAGTGCCCTCTTGGGCCGCCCTGCCCCGTTTGGTGATGTCTGCTTGCTGAGGCTACAG GAATTGCAGCGAGAAAACACTTTCTTACGTGCACAGTTTGCACAGAAGACAGAAGCCTTGAGCAGAGAAAAGATTGACCTTGAAAAGAAACTCTCTGCTTCTGAAGTTGAAGTCCAGCTCATCAGAGAGTCGCTCAAAGTGGCATTgcagaagcattctgaggaagtgaagaaacaggaagaaagg GTCAAAGGTCGcgataaacatataaataatttgaaaaagaaatgtcagaaGGAATCAGAGCAGAACCGGGAGAAGCAGCAGCGTATTGAGACCTTGGAGCGCTACCTGGCTGACCTGCCCACGCTGGAAGACCATCAGAAGCAGAGCCAGCAG CTTAAGGATTCTGAGTTGAAAAGCACAGAGCTGCAGGAGAAAGTGACTGAGCTGGAGAGTTTGCTGGAGGAGACCCAGGCAATCTGCAGAGACAAGGAGACTCAACTGGAAAGcctgaggcagagagaagcagAATTTTCCTCTGCTGGACATAG CCTGCAAGATAAACAGTCTGTGGAGGAGACCAGTGGAGAAGGTCCAGAAGTGGAAATGGAGTCCTGGCAGAAGCAATATGATTCGCTCCAAAAG ATTGTGGAGAAGCAGCAACAGAAGATGGATCAGTTGCGCTCACAAGTACAG AGCCTAGAGCAGGAAGTGGCTCAAGAAGAAGGAACAAGCCAGGCCCTGAGAGAGGAGGCCCAGCGAAGGGATTCAGCCCTGCAGCAGCTGCGCACAGCCGTGAAGGAG CTTTCAGTGCAAAACCAGGACTTGATTGAGAAGAATCTGACACTCCAGGAACACCTGCGCCAGGCCCAACCAGGGTCTCCACCTTCACCAGACACGGCCCAGCTGGCACTTGAGCTGTACCAGGAGTTGGCTAGTTGCCTTCAAGATCTGCAGGCTGTCTGTAGCATTGTGACCCAGAGGGCCCAGGGCCATGATCCCAATCTCTCCCTGCTCCTAGGCATTCACT CACAGCACCCAGAGACTCAGCTAGATTTGCAGAAGCCAGATGTGATCAAGAGGAAACTAGAGGAGGTTCAACAGCTGCGTCGTGACATTGAGGACTTAAGGACCACCATGTCAGACAGATATGCCCAGGACATGGGAGAAAACTGTGTCACACAGTGA
- the CEP85 gene encoding centrosomal protein of 85 kDa isoform X3 — protein sequence MAMQEKYPTEGISHITSPSSNVIQKGSSLGTEWQTPVISEPFRSRFSRCSSVADSGDTAIGTSCSDIAEDFCSSSSSPPFQPIKSHVTIPTAHVMPSTLGTSPAKPNSTPVGPSSSKLPLSGLAESVGMTRNGDLGAMKLSPGLSRDLVYLSGAPGENGIEQSWFPAVGHERQEEARKFDIPSMDSTLNQSAMMETLYSDPHHRVRFHNPRTSTSKELYKVLPEAKKAPGSGAVFERNGPHSNSSGVLPLGLQPAPGLSKPLPSQVWQPSPDTWHPREQSCELSTCRQQLELIRLQMEQMQLQNGAICHHPAAFAPSLPILEPAQWISILNSNEHLLKEKELLIDKQRKHISQLEQKVRESELQVHSALLGRPAPFGDVCLLRLQELQRENTFLRAQFAQKTEALSREKIDLEKKLSASEVEVQLIRESLKVALQKHSEEVKKQEERVKGRDKHINNLKKKCQKESEQNREKQQRIETLERYLADLPTLEDHQKQSQQLKDSELKSTELQEKVTELESLLEETQAICRDKETQLESLRQREAEFSSAGHSLQDKQSVEETSGEGPEVEMESWQKQYDSLQKIVEKQQQKMDQLRSQVQSLEQEVAQEEGTSQALREEAQRRDSALQQLRTAVKELSVQNQDLIEKNLTLQEHLRQAQPGSPPSPDTAQLALELYQELASCLQDLQAVCSIVTQRAQGHDPNLSLLLGIHSAQHPETQLDLQKPDVIKRKLEEVQQLRRDIEDLRTTMSDRYAQDMGENCVTQ from the exons CAGACCCCAGTTATCTCGGAGCCCTTTCGGAGCCGCTTCAGCCGCTGTTCAAGTGTAGCCgacagtggggacacagccattGGTACATCATGCTCAGATATTGCAGAGG ATTTTTGCAGCTCAAGTAGCAGTCCTCCTTTCCAGCCCATCAAAAGCCATGTAACCATTCCAACAGCCCATGTGATGCCTTCTACTTTAGGGACCTCTCCTGCCAAGCCAAATTCTACACCTGTTGGACCCTCTTCCTCCAAACTCCCTTTGTCAGGGTTGGCTGAAAGTGTGGGAATGACAAGAAATGGAGACCTCGGTGCAATGAAACTCTCTCCGGGCCTATCTAGAGATCTCGTGTATCTCTCTGGTGCTCCTGGAGAAAATGGAATTGAGCAGTCCTGGTTTCCAGCAGTGGGCCATGAAAGAcaagaagaggcaaggaagttTGATATTCCTAGCATGGACTCTACCCTCAATCAGTCGGCAATGATGGAGACACTTTATTCAGATCCTCACCACCGAGTCCGCTTCCACAACCCAAGAACCAGCACAAGCAAGGAGTTGTACAAAGTGTTGCCTGAGGCCAAGAAGGCACCGGGCAGCGGGGCAGTGTTTGAGCGGAATGGACCACATTCTAATAGCAGTGGGGTCCTCCCTTTGGGACTCCAGCCTGCTCCCGGGCTCTCCAAGCCTCTGCCCTCTCAGGTGTGGCAGCCGAGTCCTGACACTTGGCATCCCCGAGAGCAATCTTGTGAACTCAGCACTTGTCGGCAGCAGCTGGAATTGATCCGTTTACAGATGGAGCAAATGCAG CTTCAGAACGGAGCCATCTGCCACCATCCTGCTGCTTTTGCTCCTTCACTGCCCATCTTAGAGCCAGCACAGTGGATCAGCATCTTGAACAGTAATGAACACCTTCTGAAGGAAAAAGAGCTTCTCATTGATAA GCAGAGGAAACACATCTCTCAGCTGGAGCAGAAAGTGCGAGAGAGCGAACTGCAAGTCCACAGTGCCCTCTTGGGCCGCCCTGCCCCGTTTGGTGATGTCTGCTTGCTGAGGCTACAG GAATTGCAGCGAGAAAACACTTTCTTACGTGCACAGTTTGCACAGAAGACAGAAGCCTTGAGCAGAGAAAAGATTGACCTTGAAAAGAAACTCTCTGCTTCTGAAGTTGAAGTCCAGCTCATCAGAGAGTCGCTCAAAGTGGCATTgcagaagcattctgaggaagtgaagaaacaggaagaaagg GTCAAAGGTCGcgataaacatataaataatttgaaaaagaaatgtcagaaGGAATCAGAGCAGAACCGGGAGAAGCAGCAGCGTATTGAGACCTTGGAGCGCTACCTGGCTGACCTGCCCACGCTGGAAGACCATCAGAAGCAGAGCCAGCAG CTTAAGGATTCTGAGTTGAAAAGCACAGAGCTGCAGGAGAAAGTGACTGAGCTGGAGAGTTTGCTGGAGGAGACCCAGGCAATCTGCAGAGACAAGGAGACTCAACTGGAAAGcctgaggcagagagaagcagAATTTTCCTCTGCTGGACATAG CCTGCAAGATAAACAGTCTGTGGAGGAGACCAGTGGAGAAGGTCCAGAAGTGGAAATGGAGTCCTGGCAGAAGCAATATGATTCGCTCCAAAAG ATTGTGGAGAAGCAGCAACAGAAGATGGATCAGTTGCGCTCACAAGTACAG AGCCTAGAGCAGGAAGTGGCTCAAGAAGAAGGAACAAGCCAGGCCCTGAGAGAGGAGGCCCAGCGAAGGGATTCAGCCCTGCAGCAGCTGCGCACAGCCGTGAAGGAG CTTTCAGTGCAAAACCAGGACTTGATTGAGAAGAATCTGACACTCCAGGAACACCTGCGCCAGGCCCAACCAGGGTCTCCACCTTCACCAGACACGGCCCAGCTGGCACTTGAGCTGTACCAGGAGTTGGCTAGTTGCCTTCAAGATCTGCAGGCTGTCTGTAGCATTGTGACCCAGAGGGCCCAGGGCCATGATCCCAATCTCTCCCTGCTCCTAGGCATTCACT CAGCACAGCACCCAGAGACTCAGCTAGATTTGCAGAAGCCAGATGTGATCAAGAGGAAACTAGAGGAGGTTCAACAGCTGCGTCGTGACATTGAGGACTTAAGGACCACCATGTCAGACAGATATGCCCAGGACATGGGAGAAAACTGTGTCACACAGTGA
- the CEP85 gene encoding centrosomal protein of 85 kDa isoform X6, whose amino-acid sequence MAMQEKYPTEGISHITSPSSNVIQKGSSLGTEWQTPVISEPFRSRFSRCSSVADSGDTAIGTSCSDIAEDFCSSSSSPPFQPIKSHVTIPTAHVMPSTLGTSPAKPNSTPVGPSSSKLPLSGLAESVGMTRNGDLGAMKLSPGLSRDLVYLSGAPGENGIEQSWFPAVGHERQEEARKFDIPSMDSTLNQSAMMETLYSDPHHRVRFHNPRTSTSKELYKVLPEAKKAPGSGAVFERNGPHSNSSGVLPLGLQPAPGLSKPLPSQVWQPSPDTWHPREQSCELSTCRQQLELIRLQMEQMQLQNGAICHHPAAFAPSLPILEPAQWISILNSNEHLLKEKELLIDKQRKHISQLEQKVRESELQVHSALLGRPAPFGDVCLLRLQVKGRDKHINNLKKKCQKESEQNREKQQRIETLERYLADLPTLEDHQKQSQQLKDSELKSTELQEKVTELESLLEETQAICRDKETQLESLRQREAEFSSAGHSLQDKQSVEETSGEGPEVEMESWQKQYDSLQKIVEKQQQKMDQLRSQVQSLEQEVAQEEGTSQALREEAQRRDSALQQLRTAVKELSVQNQDLIEKNLTLQEHLRQAQPGSPPSPDTAQLALELYQELASCLQDLQAVCSIVTQRAQGHDPNLSLLLGIHSAQHPETQLDLQKPDVIKRKLEEVQQLRRDIEDLRTTMSDRYAQDMGENCVTQ is encoded by the exons CAGACCCCAGTTATCTCGGAGCCCTTTCGGAGCCGCTTCAGCCGCTGTTCAAGTGTAGCCgacagtggggacacagccattGGTACATCATGCTCAGATATTGCAGAGG ATTTTTGCAGCTCAAGTAGCAGTCCTCCTTTCCAGCCCATCAAAAGCCATGTAACCATTCCAACAGCCCATGTGATGCCTTCTACTTTAGGGACCTCTCCTGCCAAGCCAAATTCTACACCTGTTGGACCCTCTTCCTCCAAACTCCCTTTGTCAGGGTTGGCTGAAAGTGTGGGAATGACAAGAAATGGAGACCTCGGTGCAATGAAACTCTCTCCGGGCCTATCTAGAGATCTCGTGTATCTCTCTGGTGCTCCTGGAGAAAATGGAATTGAGCAGTCCTGGTTTCCAGCAGTGGGCCATGAAAGAcaagaagaggcaaggaagttTGATATTCCTAGCATGGACTCTACCCTCAATCAGTCGGCAATGATGGAGACACTTTATTCAGATCCTCACCACCGAGTCCGCTTCCACAACCCAAGAACCAGCACAAGCAAGGAGTTGTACAAAGTGTTGCCTGAGGCCAAGAAGGCACCGGGCAGCGGGGCAGTGTTTGAGCGGAATGGACCACATTCTAATAGCAGTGGGGTCCTCCCTTTGGGACTCCAGCCTGCTCCCGGGCTCTCCAAGCCTCTGCCCTCTCAGGTGTGGCAGCCGAGTCCTGACACTTGGCATCCCCGAGAGCAATCTTGTGAACTCAGCACTTGTCGGCAGCAGCTGGAATTGATCCGTTTACAGATGGAGCAAATGCAG CTTCAGAACGGAGCCATCTGCCACCATCCTGCTGCTTTTGCTCCTTCACTGCCCATCTTAGAGCCAGCACAGTGGATCAGCATCTTGAACAGTAATGAACACCTTCTGAAGGAAAAAGAGCTTCTCATTGATAA GCAGAGGAAACACATCTCTCAGCTGGAGCAGAAAGTGCGAGAGAGCGAACTGCAAGTCCACAGTGCCCTCTTGGGCCGCCCTGCCCCGTTTGGTGATGTCTGCTTGCTGAGGCTACAG GTCAAAGGTCGcgataaacatataaataatttgaaaaagaaatgtcagaaGGAATCAGAGCAGAACCGGGAGAAGCAGCAGCGTATTGAGACCTTGGAGCGCTACCTGGCTGACCTGCCCACGCTGGAAGACCATCAGAAGCAGAGCCAGCAG CTTAAGGATTCTGAGTTGAAAAGCACAGAGCTGCAGGAGAAAGTGACTGAGCTGGAGAGTTTGCTGGAGGAGACCCAGGCAATCTGCAGAGACAAGGAGACTCAACTGGAAAGcctgaggcagagagaagcagAATTTTCCTCTGCTGGACATAG CCTGCAAGATAAACAGTCTGTGGAGGAGACCAGTGGAGAAGGTCCAGAAGTGGAAATGGAGTCCTGGCAGAAGCAATATGATTCGCTCCAAAAG ATTGTGGAGAAGCAGCAACAGAAGATGGATCAGTTGCGCTCACAAGTACAG AGCCTAGAGCAGGAAGTGGCTCAAGAAGAAGGAACAAGCCAGGCCCTGAGAGAGGAGGCCCAGCGAAGGGATTCAGCCCTGCAGCAGCTGCGCACAGCCGTGAAGGAG CTTTCAGTGCAAAACCAGGACTTGATTGAGAAGAATCTGACACTCCAGGAACACCTGCGCCAGGCCCAACCAGGGTCTCCACCTTCACCAGACACGGCCCAGCTGGCACTTGAGCTGTACCAGGAGTTGGCTAGTTGCCTTCAAGATCTGCAGGCTGTCTGTAGCATTGTGACCCAGAGGGCCCAGGGCCATGATCCCAATCTCTCCCTGCTCCTAGGCATTCACT CAGCACAGCACCCAGAGACTCAGCTAGATTTGCAGAAGCCAGATGTGATCAAGAGGAAACTAGAGGAGGTTCAACAGCTGCGTCGTGACATTGAGGACTTAAGGACCACCATGTCAGACAGATATGCCCAGGACATGGGAGAAAACTGTGTCACACAGTGA